TATAGTCATAATTTTTTTTTATACCTTCTTTGTTTTTTCGAAGGAAAGTTCCCATATCAAGATTTTCCGTTACAGTCATTGATTGAAATATTCGTCTTCCTTCTGGAACTTGACTTATACCTTGAGCTACAATTTTGTCTGGAGGAATTTTATTGATAGAATTTCCTAAAAATTTTATTTCGCCCCCCTGTACAGGAACAATACCTGATATAGTCATTAAAGTAGTAGTTTTTCCAGCGCCATTAGCTCCTATAAGGGTTATTATTTCACCTTGTTCAATTTTTATATTAATATTTTTTAAAACATGAATATTTCCATAAAAAGCATTCACATTTATAAGTTCAAGCATCGAAATCTTCTCCAAGATACGCTTTAATAACAATAGGATTGTTTTTAATGTCTGTTGGGTTTCCTCCAGCTATTCTTTTTCCGTAGTCCATAACAAAAAT
The Desulfobacterales bacterium DNA segment above includes these coding regions:
- a CDS encoding ABC transporter ATP-binding protein → IFVMDYGKRIAGGNPTDIKNNPIVIKAYLGEDFDA